CTCGGCGACCACGCGCTCCCAGGTCTCGATCAACTCCTCCTTGCGCATCTCGCGCGCGCCGATCTTGCCGTAGTTGGGCACCTTCACGGGGGCCGTCATGACCAGCTTCTTCCGGGGGTAGTGTCGCACGGTACCGCCGAGATCCTCGCGCTCGATCGTCTCGAAGCGCAGACCGGCAGCCTTCGCATTCAAGGAGGCGGACAGGCCGGCGGGGCCACAGCCCACGATGACGAGGTCGAGCAGCTCCGGGTCGGTCGCGCGGCTCTCGCTGCGGATGCCTTCGATGCACTGGCGGCCCTGCTCGAAGGCGTTGCGGATGAGGCCCATGCCCCCGAGCTCACCGACGATGTAGATGCCGGGCACGTTGGTCTCGAAGTTCTCCTGGATGCGGGGCAGGTCCACGCCCCGCTTCTCCGTCCCGAACACCAGCTGGATGGCCTCGACCGGACACACCCGTTCGCAGAGCCCGTGGCCGATGCAGCGGGCGGGCATGACCGGGAAGCCCTGCCCGTTGCGGATCCCCAGCACGTCCCCTTCGGGGCAGACGGAGACGCAATTCCCGATTCCGATGCATACGTCCGGGTTGATGACGGGATGCAGGGTCGCGGGCTCCTTGAGCCCATACCTCAGGGCCTCCAGGTCGGCGGCTTCGCTCTGCTCCTCCTTGGCGCGCAGCCGCAGCACCACGGGCACCGTCGTGACCACCATCAGCACGGCGCCCAGCAGCCAGATGATCGTGGTGTCGCTCATCGGTCTCCTCCGTGGCAGGCACGGCACTCCGTCCCGAGCGGGCGGAAGCGAATGAACATGGACCCGTCGGGCGCGGGCTCCTGCGCGTGGCATCCGGCGCACGGTACGCCTTCGTGGGCGCCGTCGAGCGCGTAGCCCGTCCGTCCGTGGTCGAAGCTGCGCACCCCGAAGGACGTCACCTCGTGACACTCCGTGCACGCCCGTCCCGTGAACTGCCCCTGGTGCGGATCGTCGGCGGCGTGGCAATCGACGCACTCGCGGGCGTCCAGGTCGAACCGCAGGTGAGGGGCCGCCGGATCGAGCGTGTGGCAGCCGGCGCAATCGACCGCCCGGTGTGCGCCCTCGAGTGGGAAGACGGTCTCCGCGTCGTGCCGGAACAGGTCGAAGCGGGTCGGGAGCCACGCGGCCTGGTCGTGGCAGCCGGTGCAGTCGGTCCCGCCGTCTGCGGCGGCGAACTCGGTCCCATGGCGGTCCACGTGGCAGGACTCGCAGGCCTGCTGGACCAGCGGCCGGGGGTAGGACGCCATGCGCGTGCGGGGGGCGAAGCGGATCCGGAGGCGATCCTGGGAGTCCGGCT
This is a stretch of genomic DNA from Gemmatimonadota bacterium. It encodes these proteins:
- a CDS encoding NAD(P)-binding domain-containing protein yields the protein MSDTTIIWLLGAVLMVVTTVPVVLRLRAKEEQSEAADLEALRYGLKEPATLHPVINPDVCIGIGNCVSVCPEGDVLGIRNGQGFPVMPARCIGHGLCERVCPVEAIQLVFGTEKRGVDLPRIQENFETNVPGIYIVGELGGMGLIRNAFEQGRQCIEGIRSESRATDPELLDLVIVGCGPAGLSASLNAKAAGLRFETIEREDLGGTVRHYPRKKLVMTAPVKVPNYGKIGAREMRKEELIETWERVVAEAGLVVRTHETVQSVEVREGGGFDVYTTKGLLSANRVVLAIGRRGVPRKLGVPGEDAPKVMYALREPEAYAGDRILVVGGGDSAVEAAMTLSEQEGTAVHLSYRREQFSRIKPDNHRKLEKAVAAGRVQTILGTQVKEIHDERVILQGADGSPILLPNDQVFVFAGGELPTPFLTACGIEIEKRFGAPRVAKRSARRSA
- a CDS encoding cytochrome c3 family protein; this translates as TDCHGQDTWEGAQGFDHDDARFRLTGLHRSVDCAGCHAALTGPPNPGRLRFRPLAFASCLDCHDDNHDGAMGADCTACHGTQGWDRISRQGFEGDFDHASTGFPLEAAHAALTCQGCHAPEPDSQDRLRIRFAPRTRMASYPRPLVQQACESCHVDRHGTEFAAADGGTDCTGCHDQAAWLPTRFDLFRHDAETVFPLEGAHRAVDCAGCHTLDPAAPHLRFDLDARECVDCHAADDPHQGQFTGRACTECHEVTSFGVRSFDHGRTGYALDGAHEGVPCAGCHAQEPAPDGSMFIRFRPLGTECRACHGGDR